One window of the Leptospira koniambonensis genome contains the following:
- a CDS encoding 3' terminal RNA ribose 2'-O-methyltransferase Hen1: MLLTISTTREQATDLGFLLHKHPEKFQTSDFSFGKVRLFYPERDPNKTTFCLMLEIDPIALVRGRRKNGESQFALEQYVNDRPYVVSSFLSVAIAQTLSSALNGTCKTRPELVQEKFPLEIHIPVLPAPKGGEPLIRSFFEPLGYECEIKRIPLDPKFPDWGESRYYSLALTNNITIKELLSHLYVLIPALDLDKHYFIDKGEIDKLVKKGEGWLTSHPQKQVIVGRYLLNIKHFARSALQKLNDEEHIEEKNETQEPEDKVKKESLNKIRLKEVVKKISESGAEKVLDLGCGEGKLTKILLQNKQFSEILAMDVSYSELLVAKERLNYEQLPERQKERLKFIQGSLIYKDPRLQGFDAAAVVEVIEHMDLNRLRSFERVLFEFSRPKTVVLTTPNREYNVLYDKLKNFRHHDHRFEWTRSEFQDWSGKVCDKFGYSVEFFPVGEVAENIGASTQMAVFTLGD, from the coding sequence ATGTTACTTACTATTTCTACAACTAGGGAGCAGGCTACCGATCTAGGTTTTTTGCTGCATAAACATCCTGAAAAATTTCAGACTTCTGATTTTTCTTTTGGGAAGGTTCGTCTTTTTTATCCTGAAAGAGATCCAAATAAAACCACCTTCTGTTTAATGTTGGAAATCGATCCGATTGCTTTGGTTCGAGGAAGGCGAAAAAATGGAGAGTCTCAATTTGCTTTAGAACAATATGTTAACGATAGACCATATGTAGTTTCTTCTTTCTTGTCAGTTGCGATTGCTCAAACTCTTTCATCTGCCTTGAACGGAACTTGTAAAACAAGACCTGAACTAGTTCAGGAAAAGTTCCCTCTAGAGATTCACATTCCAGTATTGCCTGCCCCGAAGGGAGGAGAACCTTTAATTCGTTCATTTTTTGAACCTTTAGGGTACGAATGCGAAATTAAGAGAATTCCCTTAGATCCAAAGTTCCCTGACTGGGGAGAAAGTAGATATTACTCTCTGGCATTAACGAATAATATCACAATTAAGGAACTTCTCTCTCATTTATATGTCTTAATTCCTGCCTTGGACTTGGATAAACATTATTTTATAGATAAGGGAGAAATAGATAAGTTAGTCAAGAAGGGAGAAGGTTGGCTTACTTCTCATCCTCAAAAACAAGTGATAGTTGGACGTTATTTATTGAATATTAAACATTTTGCAAGAAGTGCGTTGCAAAAACTTAATGATGAAGAACATATTGAAGAAAAGAATGAAACACAAGAACCTGAGGATAAAGTAAAGAAGGAATCTTTAAACAAGATCAGGCTCAAAGAAGTTGTAAAAAAGATATCTGAATCTGGCGCAGAGAAAGTTTTAGATCTAGGTTGTGGGGAAGGGAAACTCACTAAAATTCTTTTACAGAATAAACAATTTTCTGAAATTTTGGCGATGGATGTTTCTTATTCAGAACTTTTAGTAGCGAAAGAACGATTAAATTACGAACAACTCCCCGAAAGGCAAAAGGAAAGGTTAAAATTTATACAAGGATCTCTGATTTATAAAGATCCGAGGCTGCAAGGTTTCGATGCAGCCGCAGTAGTCGAAGTGATTGAACATATGGATTTGAACCGATTGAGATCCTTTGAAAGGGTACTTTTCGAATTTTCACGCCCTAAAACTGTTGTACTCACTACTCCGAATAGAGAATACAATGTACTTTACGATAAACTAAAGAATTTCAGACATCACGACCATCGTTTTGAATGGACTAGATCCGAGTTTCAAGATTGGTCCGGAAAGGTTTGTGATAAATTTGGATATTCCGTAGAATTTTTTCCAGTAGGAGAAGTTGCGGAAAACATAGGAGCTTCAACTCAAATGGCGGTATTCACGCTTGGAGATTAA
- a CDS encoding polynucleotide kinase-phosphatase, with translation MEINIPELSVVVMIGTSGSGKSSFAKKHFLKTEILSSDECRGIVSNDENDQEATTEAFELLHYILGKRLKKGLLTVVDATNIQKESRRPIIEISRSYHCLPVAIVLDIPENICIERNKNRTDRTFGPHVIRNQRSQLKRSIRNLREEGFRKIYVLRSPEEVDSVLSIIREKLYNNKKEELGPFDIIGDIHGCYAETKELLEKLGYTIREVEDDGSNFGFDILPPQNRKAVFVGDLVDRGPDSPSVLRLVMSMVHSGAAFCVAGNHDWKLQKYLNGKKVNLKHGLERTVEQLEKVPENFVKSVQTFLDNLISHYVFDQGKLVVAHAGLKEEMQGRGSGAVRSFCMYGETTGEIDEFGLPVRYPWAREYRGRAKVVYGHTPVKYAEWLNNTINIDTGCVFGGKLTALRYPEEEIVQVDAKEIYFESAKPLDFDQKPGFSSQQDDDDLLDILDVIGKRIVQTSLRNNITIREENSIGALEVMSRFAVNPKWLIYLPPTMSPCSTSELPGFLEHPLQAFHYYKKRGIAKIVCEEKHMGSRAIITICKSEEVAKLRFGVEGEGFGICYTRTGRNFFNDPNLEKEFLDHLNRALTISGFWEKFQTDWVCIDSELMPWSLKAQSLIRDQYAAVYSAAFASSSEAIRLLKQAANLGLEEASELIRDFENKQASVSKYEEAYSAYCWKVESIADLKLAPFHILATEGKTYTDKSHTWHMENISEICRFDSNLLKATEYRSVNLESEKETEDTIGWWLNLVSKGGEGVVVKPFDFLAFGKEGLLQPAIKCRGPEYLRIIYGPEYDRPENLERLRKRGLARKRSLALREFALGIEALERFVKKEPLRRTHESVFGVLALESEDIDPRL, from the coding sequence TTGGAGATTAATATACCTGAGTTATCCGTAGTGGTAATGATTGGAACTTCCGGTTCCGGCAAATCTAGTTTCGCCAAAAAACATTTTTTAAAAACGGAAATTCTTTCTTCTGACGAGTGTCGGGGAATTGTTTCCAACGATGAAAATGATCAAGAAGCTACTACGGAAGCGTTTGAGCTTCTGCATTATATATTAGGCAAAAGACTAAAAAAGGGACTTTTGACCGTAGTGGATGCTACGAACATTCAGAAAGAATCGCGCCGTCCCATTATTGAAATCTCTCGTTCATACCATTGTTTACCTGTTGCGATTGTTCTGGATATACCGGAAAATATATGCATAGAAAGAAATAAAAATAGAACAGATAGAACTTTCGGACCTCACGTTATACGAAACCAAAGAAGCCAGTTGAAAAGATCTATTCGTAATTTGCGAGAAGAAGGTTTTCGCAAAATTTACGTACTAAGATCACCAGAGGAAGTAGATTCAGTTCTTTCGATAATTAGAGAAAAATTATATAATAATAAAAAAGAAGAGTTAGGGCCATTTGATATTATAGGTGATATTCATGGTTGTTATGCAGAGACTAAGGAGCTTTTAGAGAAGCTTGGCTATACAATCCGCGAGGTGGAGGATGACGGATCAAATTTTGGTTTTGATATACTGCCTCCGCAAAATAGAAAAGCAGTGTTTGTGGGAGATTTGGTAGATAGAGGACCAGATTCTCCTTCTGTACTTCGACTTGTCATGTCCATGGTCCACTCCGGTGCTGCTTTCTGCGTGGCCGGAAATCATGATTGGAAATTGCAAAAGTATTTAAATGGCAAAAAGGTCAATTTAAAACACGGATTAGAAAGAACAGTCGAACAATTGGAAAAGGTTCCTGAGAATTTTGTAAAATCTGTACAAACTTTTTTAGATAATTTAATCAGCCATTACGTATTTGACCAAGGTAAGTTAGTGGTAGCTCATGCAGGCTTGAAAGAAGAGATGCAAGGTCGAGGATCTGGTGCAGTTCGAAGCTTTTGCATGTATGGAGAAACTACTGGTGAAATTGATGAGTTTGGATTACCGGTCAGATATCCTTGGGCAAGAGAATATCGCGGTCGCGCTAAGGTAGTTTATGGTCATACTCCAGTAAAATATGCCGAGTGGTTAAACAATACGATTAATATAGATACTGGGTGTGTTTTCGGAGGCAAACTAACTGCATTACGTTATCCTGAAGAAGAGATTGTACAAGTAGATGCGAAGGAAATTTATTTCGAATCCGCAAAACCTTTAGATTTTGATCAGAAACCCGGCTTTTCTTCTCAACAAGATGACGATGATTTACTCGATATTTTAGATGTGATTGGTAAACGGATCGTTCAAACTAGTTTAAGAAATAATATCACGATTAGAGAAGAAAATTCCATAGGTGCTTTAGAGGTGATGAGCCGATTTGCGGTGAATCCTAAATGGTTGATCTATCTTCCTCCTACGATGTCTCCATGCTCTACAAGCGAGCTTCCAGGATTTTTAGAACATCCACTTCAAGCTTTTCACTATTATAAAAAAAGGGGAATTGCTAAGATTGTATGTGAAGAGAAACATATGGGTTCTCGTGCAATCATAACGATTTGTAAAAGTGAAGAAGTTGCAAAACTTAGATTTGGTGTAGAAGGAGAAGGATTCGGAATTTGTTATACTAGAACAGGTCGGAACTTTTTTAATGATCCTAATCTTGAAAAGGAATTTCTGGATCATCTGAATCGAGCCTTAACCATTAGTGGCTTTTGGGAGAAGTTTCAGACGGATTGGGTATGTATAGATTCCGAATTGATGCCTTGGTCTTTGAAGGCCCAGTCTCTTATACGAGATCAATATGCAGCAGTTTACTCCGCAGCTTTTGCTTCGTCTTCGGAGGCAATTCGTCTATTAAAGCAAGCAGCAAACCTCGGGCTTGAAGAAGCTTCCGAATTAATTAGGGACTTCGAAAATAAACAAGCCTCTGTTTCAAAATATGAAGAAGCATATTCTGCATACTGTTGGAAAGTGGAATCGATTGCAGATTTAAAGTTGGCTCCTTTTCATATTCTTGCGACAGAAGGAAAAACTTATACTGACAAATCCCATACTTGGCATATGGAAAATATTTCGGAGATTTGTAGATTCGACTCAAACCTATTAAAAGCGACTGAATATAGATCGGTAAATTTAGAATCAGAAAAGGAAACCGAAGATACAATTGGCTGGTGGCTAAATCTAGTTTCAAAAGGAGGAGAAGGTGTTGTGGTTAAACCTTTTGACTTCCTTGCTTTTGGAAAAGAAGGTCTACTGCAACCTGCTATTAAGTGCAGGGGACCTGAATATCTTCGCATCATATATGGTCCAGAATATGATCGCCCTGAAAATCTTGAAAGGTTAAGAAAAAGAGGTTTGGCTAGGAAAAGGTCCTTAGCGTTACGTGAATTCGCTTTAGGTATTGAGGCGTTAGAACGTTTCGTAAAAAAGGAACCGTTGCGCAGGACTCACGAATCCGTATTTGGAGTTTTGGCCTTAGAAAGTGAAGATATAGACCCTAGATTATAA